One genomic region from candidate division WOR-3 bacterium encodes:
- a CDS encoding ABC transporter permease — MFLELLKLSVETFRTHRMRSFLTALGIIIGVMTVISIISLIQGMNREVERQISSLGSNTIYVQKFAWGMGRIDFDDISRRPDLTVDDAEAIARLPGIDRVSPVRSRTVSRITWRGNKATNVDLTGASPGYAVTSNVNVETGRFISSDDSLRKRAVCLIGGQVADDLFGETDPVGRRLTVEGKPFTIIGVLKRKGTFMGQSQDNVIIIPFSTFQKHFPMPRDRRSRMFAGISIEAAPRRGVTIERAVDQIRELMRRRHGLGYDKPDDFGINTQDTLREIYQNITRVAIIVMVAVAGISLLVGGIGIMNIMLVAVTERTREIGLRKALGATNRTILWQFLLESVMLAVIGGAIGVILGLGIAQLAAAVGHLKAAAPLWTILLGFGFSAGVGIFFGIYPASRAARLNPIEALRYE; from the coding sequence GTGTTCCTCGAACTCCTGAAGCTTTCGGTTGAAACATTCCGTACCCACCGGATGCGCTCATTTCTTACCGCGCTGGGGATCATCATCGGCGTAATGACCGTCATCTCGATTATCTCGCTCATCCAGGGCATGAACCGTGAAGTGGAGCGTCAGATATCTTCACTCGGCTCGAATACTATCTACGTACAGAAGTTCGCCTGGGGCATGGGTCGGATTGACTTCGACGACATCAGTCGCCGACCCGACCTGACCGTTGATGATGCCGAAGCCATTGCCCGCCTACCTGGCATTGACCGGGTCTCGCCGGTGCGCTCCCGCACGGTCAGCCGGATTACTTGGCGCGGCAACAAGGCCACAAACGTTGATTTGACCGGCGCGTCGCCCGGCTACGCTGTTACATCCAATGTCAACGTCGAAACCGGCCGCTTCATTTCTTCAGACGATAGCTTACGCAAGCGTGCGGTATGTCTTATCGGTGGTCAGGTCGCTGATGACCTTTTCGGTGAGACCGACCCGGTCGGCAGGCGATTGACGGTCGAGGGAAAGCCCTTCACCATCATCGGTGTCCTCAAGCGCAAGGGCACCTTCATGGGGCAGAGCCAGGACAATGTCATCATCATTCCTTTCTCAACTTTCCAAAAGCACTTCCCGATGCCGCGCGACCGCCGAAGCCGGATGTTCGCAGGAATCTCAATCGAAGCTGCGCCCCGCCGCGGAGTAACGATAGAACGCGCGGTTGATCAGATACGGGAACTAATGCGCCGGCGGCATGGTCTGGGTTACGACAAGCCGGATGACTTCGGTATCAACACCCAGGACACCCTGCGCGAAATCTACCAGAACATTACTCGGGTCGCGATCATCGTGATGGTTGCGGTTGCCGGTATCTCGCTCTTGGTCGGTGGCATCGGTATCATGAACATCATGCTCGTCGCAGTTACTGAGCGCACGCGGGAGATTGGCCTGCGCAAAGCTTTGGGTGCGACGAACCGTACCATCCTCTGGCAGTTTCTTCTGGAATCAGTGATGCTTGCGGTAATCGGCGGCGCCATCGGCGTCATACTCGGTCTGGGAATCGCGCAACTTGCCGCCGCAGTTGGTCACCTCAAGGCTGCGGCACCGCTCTGGACGATACTTCTGGGTTTCGGCTTCTCAGCCGGGGTCGGCATATTCTTCGGGATTTACCCAGCATCCCGCGCCGCCCGGCTGAATCCTATTGAAGCCCTGCGTTACGAATAA
- a CDS encoding T9SS type A sorting domain-containing protein, whose amino-acid sequence MNNIRTAVALLLAVTFGAALATEAAFLPAGNEITKLRDEFSRHYSNGDSSYTAIIAAMPISERSGDGWLPNDAEYTVGTDSLPYSTGTCTRDDVNDLYGKSDNTVKVEHIIGAGIPPAETTRCGWFKFRTTSIPDSATILRARIRYLVHYWEFSFDFRFTAVNVDPVSTGARDLFFAIENGAICADVPMGRLWDTIELNVTGTSHIKNTLGQNWVAFGLWGYDWSHVLTEKAWIIGWNTSPRSDSPWLDINYSLTGSTEKVEPALSWPRMEIVPNPAKGAFVTVHIWFVRCSPVGTQRSLLRVFDTAGCCVLARHLAINHDNLVIPLDIGELSAGIYIVRLDTDRMTAVQKLVVQQ is encoded by the coding sequence GTGAACAACATCCGCACGGCGGTTGCTCTCTTGCTGGCGGTTACCTTCGGCGCCGCGCTGGCAACCGAAGCCGCGTTCCTTCCTGCCGGCAACGAAATCACGAAACTGCGCGATGAGTTCTCCCGCCACTACTCGAACGGCGACAGCAGCTACACGGCCATTATAGCCGCTATGCCCATCAGCGAGCGTTCGGGTGACGGGTGGCTGCCGAACGACGCCGAGTACACGGTCGGCACTGACAGCCTGCCTTACTCGACCGGAACCTGCACTCGCGACGACGTGAACGACCTCTACGGCAAGTCGGACAACACAGTCAAGGTCGAGCACATTATCGGAGCCGGGATTCCACCGGCCGAGACAACAAGGTGCGGCTGGTTCAAGTTCCGGACGACCTCGATACCGGATTCTGCGACCATTCTGCGCGCGAGAATCCGCTATCTGGTGCACTACTGGGAGTTCAGCTTCGACTTCAGGTTCACCGCGGTCAACGTCGACCCAGTTTCGACCGGCGCCCGAGACCTGTTTTTTGCCATCGAAAACGGCGCCATCTGCGCCGATGTGCCGATGGGCCGGCTGTGGGACACGATCGAACTCAACGTGACCGGAACATCCCACATCAAGAACACACTCGGCCAGAACTGGGTGGCGTTCGGGCTCTGGGGCTACGACTGGTCGCACGTGCTGACCGAGAAAGCCTGGATTATCGGCTGGAACACAAGCCCGCGCTCCGATTCGCCATGGCTTGATATCAACTACTCTCTCACCGGAAGTACAGAGAAAGTCGAACCAGCCCTGTCCTGGCCGCGGATGGAAATCGTTCCAAATCCGGCCAAGGGTGCCTTCGTGACGGTTCACATCTGGTTCGTTCGTTGTTCACCGGTCGGTACTCAGCGTTCTTTGCTGCGCGTCTTCGACACCGCTGGCTGCTGCGTCCTCGCCCGTCATCTGGCTATCAACCATGATAATCTGGTCATTCCACTCGACATTGGAGAATTGAGCGCCGGTATCTACATCGTCAGACTTGATACGGACAGAATGACTGCTGTCCAGAAGCTTGTTGTGCAGCAATAG